Proteins encoded by one window of Cloeon dipterum chromosome 2, ieCloDipt1.1, whole genome shotgun sequence:
- the LOC135937697 gene encoding delta-like protein 1 → MGWKGENCDECHPYPGCVHGTCNQPWECTCQEGFEGILCNKTVCSVKCHKEHGFCEKPGECLCKSGWKGENCDQCQTAPGCVQGTCIEPGQCNCEAGWEGELCDKAICSEKCNVEHGFCLKPGECRCKVGWKGENCDECHAYPGCMHGTCSKPWECTCEEGWKGTLCNKTVCSEKCNLEHGFCLKPGECRCKVGWKGDNCDKCQPNPGCVNGTCDQPWECNCLPGFRGKLCNLENE, encoded by the exons ATGGGTTGGAAGGGTGAAAACTGCGACGAATGCCACCCCTACCCTGGCTGCGTCCACGGCACCTGCAACCAACCCTGGGAGTGCACCTGCCAAGAAGGCTTTGAGGGAATTCTCTGCAACAAAA CCGTCTGCTCGGTGAAGTGTCACAAGGAGCACGGATTTTGCGAGAAGCCTGGCGAGTGTCTTTGCAAGAGTGGCTGGAAGGGCGAAAACTGCGATCAGTGCCAGACTGCTCCTGGCTGCGTGCAAGGAACTTGCATCGAGCCAGGGCAGTGCAATTGTGAGGCTGGTTGGGAGGGAGAACTCTGCGACAAAG ccaTTTGCTCTGAGAAGTGCAATGTGGAGCACGGATTCTGCCTGAAACCTGGCGAGTGCCGCTGCAAGGTCGGCTGGAAGGGAGAAAACTGTGACGAGTGCCACGCCTACCCTGGCTGCATGCACGGCACCTGCAGCAAGCCCTGGGAGTGCACCTGCGAAGAAGGCTGGAAGGGAACTCTTTGCAATAAAA CCGTGTGCTCCGAGAAGTGCAACCTGGAGCACGGTTTCTGCCTAAAACCTGGCGAGTGCCGCTGCAAGGTCGGCTGGAAGGGCGACAACTGCGATAAGTGCCAACCCAACCCTGGCTGCGTCAACGGCACCTGCGACCAACCCTGGGAGTGCAACTGCCTGCCCGGCTTCCGTGGAAAGCTGTGCAACCTCGAAAACGAGTAG
- the LOC135935893 gene encoding protein yellow-like, whose product MNPFLCVIILLRLSVATAVNFTQVYKWNELDYEWPLEGKRVQALNDGTFKPENIEPLYMAVYGTRIFLSLEKHIGIPVTLVSLPTSSASSAPTKLTPFPSWDTHKYGNCDKIEKAKGLEVDVVGKLWVLDSGSDHCNSKIWTIDLSNKDHTKLIHRFPFHYLMHDMVIDETPNGTFAFISRMGEQNIVVFSLEKNQSWVLDTKAVKVLSIALSPKNQEPRQLYLSKYDSNELYSISVATLRNGVGTEYRKLIGKWTANKPHRMLMDNRGTMYAAFSGERYISSFDASQPFHEQRFYEAGHIISSFALDSRGTFWMTQFSSAGTKYKYFLLKAAVGAKPYHISDSRTTDVVKYSSTDVSTVPSSPVTLNCTCADRKTKESTNSALIGSLALFLVLSCIFNLWLTLRTRKLQNSNEQYYAGAVELEMPALQNPVSPEMVHEEIENDLYGVLTALASRPRM is encoded by the exons ATGAATCCTTTCTTGTGTGTCATCATTCTGCTCCGCCTTTCCGTGGCCACCGCCGTCAACTTCACTCAAGTCTACAAGTGGAATGAATTGGATTACGAGTGGCCGTTGGAAGGAAAAAGGGTACAGGCCTTGAATGATGGGACTTTCAAACCGGAGAATATTGAACCTCTTTACATGGCTGTCTACGGAACGaggatcttcctcagccttgAAAAACATATTGGCATTCCGGTGACTTtggtgtctttgccgacgagcagTGCGTCTTCTGCACCCACGAAGCTCACTCCATTTCCTTCGTGGGACACACAT AAATATGGAAACTgcgacaaaattgaaaaagcaaaagGGCTGGAAGTAGATGTAGTCGGAAAGCTGTGGGTGCTGGACAGCGGTAGCGATCAttgcaattcaaaaatatGGACTATCGACTTGTCCAACAAAGATCACACCAAACTAATTCATCGGTTTCCTTTCCACTATTTGATGCACGACATGGTCATTGATGAAACACCCAATGGAACCTTCGCCTTCATCTCGCGCATGGGTGAACAAAACATtgtcgtgtttagtttggagaaaaatcaatCTTGGGTTTTGGACACGAAAGCAGTCAAAGTTTTATCCATTGCTCTGTCCCCTAAGAATCAGGAACCGAGACAGCTCTACCTTAGCAAATACGACTCGAATGAACTGTATTCAATTTCCGTCGCCACACTTCGAAACGGAGTTGGAACTGAATACCGGAAACTAATCGGAAAATGGACAGCCAATAAGCCGCATagaatgctgatggacaaccGCGGGACCATGTATGCCGCCTTTTCAGGGGAAAGGTACATATCCTCGTTTGACGCTTCCCAGCCATTCCATGAGCAACGTTTTTATGAG GCTGGACACATTATTTCTAGTTTTGCATTGGACTCTAGAGGCACCTTTTGGATGACTCAATTTAGTTCGGCAGGAACCAAGTACAAGTACTTCCTTCTAAAGGCTGCAGTCGGTGCGAAGCCATACCACATCAGTGATTCTCGGACGACAG atgtGGTTAAATACTCATCAACAGATGTCTCCACTGTTCCCTCTTCCCCTGTTACACTCAACTGTACATGTGCAGATCGGAAAACAAAAGAATCTACAAACTCTGCATTGATCGGATCGCTCGCCCTCTTCCTGGTCTTGAGCTGCATCTTCAACCTGTGGCTCACCCTGAGGacgagaaaattgcaaaattccaaCGAGCAGTACTACGCAGGCGCCGTGGAATTGGAAATGCCCGCCCTCCAGAATCCTGTCTCTCCGGAAATGGTGCACGAGGAaatagaaaatgatttatacgGCGTCCTCACGGCCCTGGCTTCTCGACCAAGGATGTGA